From a single Desulfuribacillus alkaliarsenatis genomic region:
- a CDS encoding cation diffusion facilitator family transporter produces the protein METEERYSLGKKATYIGIIGNVLLTIFKGIVGVVSGSLAMVADAFHSLSDVLGSLIVLGGLKYSQLPPDENHHYGHAKAESVVAKIVAVILLITAVGIGYSAYQAIIQPVIEIPASIALWAALISVIVKEAMYQYTVRIANKINSAAVKADAWHHRTDALSSIAAFIGIGGALLGFPILDPIAGVVVALMIGRAALEIYWSAIKDLMDEAPNPELIEDIANITLGIKGIHSVHEIKGRHHGPKIYIDMKICVNKDETVEQGHSLAGKAKRLILEQHKEIEDVLIHVNPCIYKEDRASCKVCEKELNVQKD, from the coding sequence TTGGAAACAGAAGAAAGGTATAGTTTAGGTAAGAAAGCAACTTATATAGGAATTATAGGTAATGTATTATTGACAATATTTAAAGGTATTGTGGGAGTGGTTTCTGGTAGTTTGGCAATGGTTGCTGACGCTTTCCATTCACTATCAGATGTACTTGGATCACTTATTGTTCTCGGTGGATTAAAGTACTCGCAATTACCACCTGATGAGAACCATCATTACGGACATGCAAAAGCTGAGTCTGTAGTTGCTAAGATTGTAGCTGTTATTCTATTAATAACCGCAGTGGGGATTGGATACTCTGCATATCAGGCAATCATCCAACCAGTTATAGAGATTCCGGCCAGTATTGCATTATGGGCAGCATTAATTTCTGTTATTGTTAAGGAAGCTATGTATCAATATACCGTCAGAATAGCGAACAAAATAAACAGCGCCGCCGTAAAGGCTGACGCATGGCATCACCGAACTGATGCCCTCTCTTCAATTGCAGCTTTCATTGGTATTGGTGGTGCGTTACTAGGTTTTCCTATCTTAGATCCAATAGCTGGAGTAGTTGTAGCGTTGATGATTGGTCGAGCAGCGTTAGAAATTTATTGGTCGGCAATCAAGGATTTAATGGATGAAGCTCCAAATCCAGAGTTGATCGAAGACATAGCGAATATTACCCTAGGAATCAAAGGAATCCATAGTGTTCATGAAATAAAAGGAAGACACCATGGACCCAAAATATATATCGATATGAAAATCTGTGTGAATAAGGACGAGACTGTGGAACAAGGTCACAGCTTAGCTGGTAAAGCAAAACGTTTGATTCTTGAACAGCATAAAGAGATTGAAGACGTTTTGATTCATGTTAACCCATGTAT
- a CDS encoding class I SAM-dependent methyltransferase has translation MEDIIKAHIQKQGGAISFRNFMELCLYHPEAGYYQRASEKTGKGGDFYTSPNVSSVFGEVIANYIYKMWIELGSPNPFQIVEFGAGKGQLAEAIITKLAKGSFDLNNLNYIIIDASKSFQQEQKQRLDSFPVTWLDSIEELTKPIEGCILSNELIDAFPVHWVRYEDNVLLEKFVGYDALKQEFTILHKPAAKELCDYFQEQQVQFTSGQEAEVNLEAKKWLEQCANELRRGYLLTIDYGYLRDELYAPHRKCGTLLCYRKHRVNENPLQFVGEQDITSHVNFSQLIDWGEHLGLDTIQFFNQQEFLMQGGIMAYLQAITTSNPFDPLFKKNAAIKQLLMPGGMGDTFKVLIQGKGAPSNLKIDIPYVK, from the coding sequence GTGGAAGATATAATCAAAGCTCATATACAGAAGCAAGGTGGCGCTATTTCCTTTAGAAATTTTATGGAGCTATGTCTATACCATCCAGAGGCGGGTTACTATCAGAGAGCTTCAGAAAAAACTGGTAAGGGCGGCGACTTTTATACGTCACCAAACGTTTCCTCAGTATTTGGAGAAGTCATAGCAAATTACATATACAAAATGTGGATAGAACTAGGAAGCCCTAATCCGTTCCAAATCGTTGAATTCGGGGCTGGTAAAGGGCAGTTGGCTGAAGCAATTATAACTAAGCTAGCGAAGGGTAGCTTCGACTTAAATAATCTAAATTACATTATTATTGATGCAAGCAAAAGCTTTCAACAGGAGCAGAAACAACGATTAGACTCTTTTCCTGTTACCTGGCTTGATTCTATTGAGGAATTAACTAAGCCGATTGAAGGCTGCATTCTATCTAATGAGTTGATTGATGCTTTTCCTGTCCATTGGGTTCGATATGAAGATAATGTGTTGCTTGAGAAATTTGTAGGGTACGACGCTCTAAAGCAGGAATTTACAATATTACATAAACCTGCAGCAAAGGAATTATGCGATTATTTTCAGGAACAGCAGGTACAATTTACGAGCGGTCAGGAAGCAGAGGTTAATCTTGAAGCTAAGAAATGGCTTGAACAATGTGCCAATGAGCTTCGGAGGGGCTATTTACTTACAATCGATTATGGTTATTTGCGAGATGAGCTCTATGCTCCTCATAGAAAATGCGGAACGCTTTTATGTTATCGCAAGCATCGGGTTAACGAGAATCCGTTACAGTTTGTAGGAGAGCAAGACATTACTAGTCATGTGAATTTTTCGCAGCTAATTGATTGGGGAGAACACCTAGGACTAGACACAATACAGTTTTTTAATCAGCAGGAATTCTTAATGCAGGGTGGTATAATGGCATACCTGCAGGCAATTACAACATCTAACCCCTTTGACCCGCTTTTCAAGAAAAACGCAGCTATTAAGCAATTACTAATGCCTGGGGGAATGGGAGACACCTTTAAGGTGTTGATACAAGGAAAAGGCGCTCCCAGTAATCTAAAAATAGATATACCCTATGTAAAATAG